Sequence from the Candidatus Latescibacterota bacterium genome:
CACGGTGACCGTTATTTTGCCGATGACCCGGCAATGATCGGGGGCCTCGCAAAGATCTCGGGAATACCTTTCATGGTGATCGGGCAGGAGAAGGGCCGTTCTACGAAAGAAAAGATCGCAAGGAACTTCGGGATGGTCAAGCCTGACGGATACAGGAAATCGCTCAGGCTGATGAAACTTGCCGAGAAATTCAATCTTCCGATACTGTCTCTTGTAGATACACAGGGTGCTCACCCCGGCATCGAAGCAGAGGAACGTGGTCAACCACGGGCCATAGCGGACAACCTCAAGGAGGTGTTCGGTATAGCGACACCTATAATCGTCGTCGTTATTGGTGAGGGGGGAAGTGGTGGAGCATTGGCGATAGCTGTAGGTGATACGATCCTGATGCTGGAGCATGCGATCTATTCTGTCATCACTCCCGAGGGGTGTGCAGCGATCCTGTGGAAGACCAAAGAGAAGGCTCCCGATGCGGCTGCCGCGCTAAG
This genomic interval carries:
- a CDS encoding acetyl-CoA carboxylase carboxyltransferase subunit alpha produces the protein MTETNSRKVLDFEKPVDELQQRIERLKRDGTSSAGEIARLNEKLSELEHKVYRDLSAWDRVQLARHPMRPTAYDYISHICEEFEELHGDRYFADDPAMIGGLAKISGIPFMVIGQEKGRSTKEKIARNFGMVKPDGYRKSLRLMKLAEKFNLPILSLVDTQGAHPGIEAEERGQPRAIADNLKEVFGIATPIIVVVIGEGGSGGALAIAVGDTILMLEHAIYSVITPEGCAAILWKTKEKAPDAAAALRLTSGDCLELGVIDGIIEEVHGAAHRDLEGNAARIRDAILGEYEKLDKVPPDGLLKMREEKFYAMGKFEEG